Proteins encoded together in one Thalassotalea crassostreae window:
- a CDS encoding penicillin-binding protein activator, whose amino-acid sequence MIRKSISLKYSIVIVTLLTLYGCATPEKKKTDTTTPTSAIETVEVIEDSTDSEITAEDLVEQASSEDNEQAIVLLLQATNKYIQQQQLDKALSMALELRKLSLTNAQENYNQLNISEVLFEIGEIELASQELSKVNTQTVSKRQLFLQANINVQTGMLINGIIDYLNYHQQYPITAEDEAFYLATLFAKLKPYQVTALSKRKALHLEGWLAYTSSLSEYGNADDITNQLATWQSKFPEHPANLLIANVQQQAITLEQDAEFETVSVLIPLSGREKTLGETIQAGIMAAYQQKSKVQLNFIDTNATNMSDIVANLHQQKPSFVIGPLLKQHVESYLASTHDETAFDEGSVEMTTISAENNNPFTESEAITESAQSSDQLSLQEQLTLPHQWPTLLLNLPEQNVLNKNQFALSMLPEDEARQAAFSLSQKGYQQAMVLSQNSTIGKRMAKSFADEWQKYHHTQVNIIYYPNGKEMQTAVKRGLEVNLSDERIYLMRNRISENVKAEARNRRDVDMIYIFGTPDQARLIKPYVDVNISPFAESIDLFASSRSHNDKLDANTRRDLTGLTFTEIPWLLSSRQANPELAEQSKQLWPQRSSSLERIYAMGIDSFQLLEKLRAMQLIPMIKHQGEIGTLQMDEQGIISRSVDWGKYRSSRVQPIVIN is encoded by the coding sequence GTGATTAGAAAATCAATTTCACTAAAATATTCAATCGTAATTGTCACTCTGTTAACTCTTTATGGTTGCGCTACGCCTGAAAAAAAGAAAACTGACACAACGACTCCGACTAGTGCTATCGAAACTGTGGAAGTAATAGAGGATAGTACCGATAGCGAAATAACTGCTGAAGATCTAGTTGAGCAAGCAAGTTCAGAAGACAATGAACAAGCGATAGTATTGTTATTACAAGCTACCAATAAATACATACAGCAACAGCAACTTGATAAAGCATTATCAATGGCGTTAGAGCTGAGAAAGCTATCGCTAACTAATGCTCAAGAAAACTACAATCAGCTAAATATTAGTGAAGTGTTATTTGAAATTGGCGAAATAGAATTAGCCAGTCAAGAGCTTTCGAAAGTAAATACTCAAACCGTGAGTAAAAGGCAATTATTTTTGCAGGCTAATATCAATGTACAAACTGGTATGTTGATTAACGGCATTATTGATTACTTAAATTATCATCAACAATACCCTATCACTGCTGAAGATGAGGCTTTCTATCTTGCCACGTTATTCGCCAAGTTAAAGCCTTATCAAGTAACTGCATTATCAAAAAGAAAAGCACTACATTTAGAAGGATGGTTGGCATACACAAGTTCATTATCTGAATATGGCAATGCAGACGATATTACTAATCAACTTGCAACCTGGCAGTCAAAATTCCCAGAGCACCCCGCTAATTTGTTAATTGCAAATGTTCAACAGCAAGCGATAACGTTAGAGCAAGATGCTGAATTTGAAACCGTTAGCGTGTTAATACCTTTATCTGGTCGAGAGAAAACACTCGGTGAAACTATTCAAGCCGGCATTATGGCTGCGTATCAACAAAAGTCAAAAGTACAACTAAATTTTATTGATACCAATGCAACTAATATGAGCGATATCGTTGCTAACTTGCATCAACAAAAGCCAAGTTTCGTCATTGGGCCGTTATTAAAACAGCATGTTGAAAGCTACCTAGCTTCGACGCATGATGAAACTGCTTTTGACGAAGGTTCTGTTGAAATGACGACAATTTCAGCTGAAAATAACAATCCATTTACTGAGAGTGAAGCGATTACAGAGAGTGCGCAGTCGTCTGATCAATTATCATTACAAGAACAGCTGACTTTACCTCATCAATGGCCAACATTGCTGCTAAACTTGCCTGAACAAAACGTGTTAAACAAAAATCAATTTGCACTTTCGATGTTACCTGAAGATGAAGCAAGACAAGCGGCATTTAGTTTAAGCCAAAAAGGTTATCAACAGGCTATGGTGTTAAGCCAAAACAGTACCATTGGTAAACGCATGGCAAAGAGTTTTGCCGATGAATGGCAAAAGTATCACCACACTCAAGTAAATATCATTTACTACCCGAATGGTAAGGAAATGCAAACGGCAGTCAAACGTGGACTAGAGGTCAACCTGTCTGACGAACGCATTTACTTAATGAGAAATCGGATCAGTGAAAATGTAAAAGCTGAAGCTCGAAATCGTCGTGATGTTGATATGATTTATATTTTTGGCACCCCTGATCAAGCTAGACTTATTAAACCTTACGTCGATGTTAATATAAGCCCATTCGCTGAATCGATAGATTTATTCGCTTCATCGCGCTCTCACAACGACAAATTAGACGCAAATACTCGCCGTGACTTAACAGGATTAACATTCACTGAAATTCCTTGGTTGTTATCATCTAGACAGGCAAACCCCGAGTTAGCCGAACAATCAAAACAGTTATGGCCGCAAAGAAGCAGCTCATTGGAAAGAATATATGCAATGGGTATTGATAGTTTTCAATTGTTAGAAAAGTTGAGAGCGATGCAGCTTATTCCGATGATAAAACATCAAGGCGAAATTGGTACATTGCAAATGGATGAACAAGGGATAATCAGTCGAAGTGTCGATTGGGGCAAATATCGTTCATCAAGAGTTCAACCGATTGTCATTAACTAA
- a CDS encoding glutathione S-transferase family protein: protein MTINLWHCHNSRSLRVLWALEEMQLDYQVHSLPFPPRFKDESFLEVNSLGTIPFLKDNNCELTESTAMLLYLAEKYQVNKLRLTINDSEYGDFLNWLFQSDATFTFPLTLVLRYSQFESIERQQPQVVEDYSIWFMARLKRLNEHLLTHKYLCGDKFTIADIAVGYSLYLGKMLGLDQYFKPQTAKYLTRLMARPAFIKANSIGKNIANYEISEISDD from the coding sequence ATGACCATCAATCTTTGGCATTGCCATAATTCACGTTCGCTCAGAGTGTTATGGGCATTAGAAGAAATGCAATTAGACTACCAAGTTCATTCATTGCCGTTTCCACCGCGTTTTAAGGATGAGTCATTTCTCGAGGTAAACAGCTTAGGTACTATCCCATTTTTAAAAGATAACAATTGTGAACTGACAGAATCCACTGCAATGCTGTTATATTTGGCTGAAAAATATCAAGTGAATAAATTACGATTAACCATTAATGATAGTGAATATGGTGACTTTCTAAATTGGTTATTTCAAAGTGATGCGACTTTCACATTTCCCTTAACTCTCGTTTTGCGTTATTCACAATTTGAATCGATAGAGCGTCAACAACCACAAGTAGTTGAGGATTATAGCATTTGGTTTATGGCTCGACTAAAACGGCTTAATGAGCACTTACTTACTCACAAATACTTATGTGGCGATAAGTTCACTATCGCAGATATTGCCGTTGGCTATTCGTTGTATTTAGGTAAAATGCTAGGTCTTGACCAGTATTTTAAGCCACAAACAGCGAAATATTTAACAAGATTAATGGCTAGACCAGCGTTTATAAAAGCGAACAGTATAGGAAAAAATATCGCAAACTATGAAATTTCTGAAATCTCTGATGACTGA
- a CDS encoding malic enzyme-like NAD(P)-binding protein → MRIVEILLVEAPHKPGYMAKVLGVVGEFGATVEGLNAVRRLDKDTIWEVTVEYDDSLSIETLFEQINTLPDTFITGKSDRVFNRHKKGKIETVSKLNIDTLEILRDVYTPGVARVCQAIEHTPEKIKEFTNIQNTVAIVTNGTAILGLGDIGPEAGLPVMEGKAAIFAEFAGLSGVPILLKEKDPLKIIEIVEAISPSFGAILLEDIKAPECFTIEDELINRVNKPVFHDDQHGTAMVVLAALLSATKQTNIELKDKVFGQIGLGAAGMGICNLLSEYGVKDVVGCDLSEDAQKKLLSLGGKPMGLEQLMQTADVVVATTGVKGLIKPEWVREGQIIMALTNPDPEIEPSVALEHGALFATCGKVVNNMLAFPGLFKGTLAADVTKITHTMKIAVSETLSALAKNGALVPASLNKEAHQKVAEAVYQAAIKQKNEYL, encoded by the coding sequence ATGCGTATCGTTGAAATACTGTTAGTAGAAGCTCCCCACAAACCTGGTTATATGGCGAAAGTACTTGGCGTTGTAGGTGAATTTGGCGCAACAGTCGAAGGCCTTAATGCAGTTCGCCGCCTAGATAAAGATACCATTTGGGAAGTGACCGTTGAGTATGATGACTCCTTAAGTATCGAAACCCTATTCGAGCAAATTAACACCCTACCTGACACCTTTATCACAGGTAAATCTGATCGTGTTTTTAATCGTCACAAAAAAGGTAAAATAGAAACCGTTTCTAAGTTAAATATTGATACGTTGGAAATCTTGCGAGATGTATACACTCCCGGTGTTGCTCGAGTATGCCAAGCCATTGAGCATACTCCGGAAAAAATAAAAGAATTTACTAACATTCAAAATACGGTTGCGATTGTAACCAATGGTACGGCGATTCTTGGTCTAGGTGATATAGGCCCAGAAGCCGGATTACCTGTTATGGAAGGTAAAGCTGCCATTTTTGCCGAGTTTGCGGGGTTATCCGGTGTTCCTATTTTATTGAAAGAAAAAGATCCGTTGAAAATAATTGAAATTGTTGAAGCGATATCACCATCTTTCGGCGCAATACTGCTTGAAGATATTAAAGCACCAGAGTGTTTCACCATTGAAGACGAGCTAATCAATAGAGTCAATAAACCTGTGTTCCACGATGACCAGCATGGTACTGCAATGGTCGTACTAGCAGCGTTATTATCAGCAACAAAACAAACCAATATAGAACTTAAAGATAAAGTATTTGGACAAATAGGTTTAGGCGCTGCGGGTATGGGTATCTGTAATTTATTATCAGAATATGGTGTAAAGGATGTTGTTGGTTGCGACCTGAGCGAAGACGCGCAAAAGAAACTTCTTAGCCTTGGTGGTAAACCAATGGGGCTTGAACAATTAATGCAAACTGCTGACGTAGTCGTTGCCACAACTGGTGTTAAGGGGTTAATAAAACCAGAGTGGGTTAGAGAAGGTCAAATAATTATGGCGTTGACCAATCCAGATCCTGAAATAGAGCCTTCGGTTGCTCTAGAGCACGGCGCATTGTTTGCAACTTGCGGCAAGGTAGTCAATAACATGCTAGCTTTTCCTGGACTATTTAAAGGTACATTGGCAGCCGACGTAACTAAGATCACTCATACAATGAAAATTGCAGTATCAGAGACGTTATCGGCACTAGCAAAAAATGGAGCATTAGTACCAGCATCTCTAAATAAAGAAGCACACCAAAAAGTTGCAGAAGCTGTTTATCAAGCCGCAATAAAGCAAAAAAACGAGTATTTATAA
- the rsmI gene encoding 16S rRNA (cytidine(1402)-2'-O)-methyltransferase, whose amino-acid sequence MNQTAVNPATLYVVATPIGNLQDISQRALDVLAQVDLIACEDTRHTGRLLSHYSIKNKTISLHDHNERQRQDYFAQLLTEGKSIALVSDAGTPLISDPGFHIVRHLRGQNLNVVPVPGACAAIAALSVAGLPTDRFTFEGFLPSKSTARKSKLAELADETRTMVFYDAPRRAIDTVADIEEVLGGERQIVIARELTKTFETVHADSAKNMHAWLSEDPNQLKGEMVLIIEGVLQDPNAISSEAISTLKLLLGEMKPKKACAIAAEIHGVKKNALYQIALEIK is encoded by the coding sequence ATGAATCAAACCGCCGTGAATCCTGCAACACTCTATGTAGTTGCGACGCCAATTGGTAATCTTCAAGATATTAGCCAGCGTGCATTAGATGTTCTTGCTCAAGTTGATCTTATTGCCTGTGAAGATACTCGTCATACCGGGCGTTTATTAAGTCATTATAGTATTAAAAATAAAACCATTTCGTTACACGATCACAATGAGCGACAGCGACAAGATTATTTCGCTCAACTTTTAACTGAAGGCAAAAGTATTGCTTTAGTTTCGGATGCAGGCACACCGCTGATTTCTGATCCTGGTTTTCATATTGTTCGTCATCTTAGAGGGCAAAATCTTAATGTAGTTCCAGTACCTGGTGCATGTGCTGCAATTGCGGCGTTATCTGTCGCAGGGCTACCTACTGATCGTTTTACTTTTGAAGGCTTTTTACCATCAAAATCAACCGCTAGGAAATCGAAATTGGCGGAACTTGCCGATGAAACTCGTACTATGGTGTTTTATGATGCGCCAAGAAGGGCGATTGATACTGTTGCTGACATCGAAGAAGTACTTGGCGGTGAGCGACAAATAGTTATTGCTCGCGAATTAACCAAAACGTTTGAAACGGTGCATGCTGACAGCGCTAAGAACATGCATGCTTGGTTGAGCGAAGATCCTAATCAACTTAAAGGTGAAATGGTTCTGATCATTGAAGGCGTATTGCAAGATCCTAACGCTATTTCATCAGAAGCAATTAGCACCCTAAAATTATTACTTGGCGAAATGAAACCGAAAAAAGCTTGTGCAATTGCAGCGGAAATTCATGGCGTTAAGAAAAATGCACTTTATCAAATTGCCCTAGAGATAAAATAA